The following proteins are encoded in a genomic region of Neovison vison isolate M4711 chromosome 12, ASM_NN_V1, whole genome shotgun sequence:
- the GALNT6 gene encoding polypeptide N-acetylgalactosaminyltransferase 6, whose translation MRLFRRRHMPLRLAMVGSAFVLFLFILHRDVSSTEQATEKPWLKSLVSQKDHVLDLMLGAVNNLRDSMPKLQIRAPEPQETPVSTNQSCLPGFYTPAELKPFWERPPQDPNSPGADGKAFQKDKWTRLETQEKEEGYKKHCFNAFASDRISLQRALGPDTRPPECVDQKFRRCPPLPTTSVIIVFHNEAWSTLLRTVYSVLHTAPAILLKEIILVDDASTDDYLKEQLEQYVKKMQVVRVVRQEERKGLITARLLGASVAQAEVLTFLDAHCECFHGWLEPLLARIAEEETAVVSPDIVTIDLNTFEFSKPVPRGRVHSRGNFDWSLTFGWEALPAHEKQRRKDETYPIKSPTFAGGLFSISKSYFEHIGTYDNQMEIWGGENVEMSFRVWQCGGQLEIIPCSVVGHVFRTKSPHTFPKGVSVIARNQVRLAEVWMDSYKEIFYRRNMQAAKMAQEKSFGDISERLKLREQLHCHNFSWFLNNIYPEMFVPDLKPTFYGAIRNLGTNQCLDVGENNHGGKPLIMYTCHGLGGNQYFEYTTQRDLRHNIAKQLCLHAGAGTLGLRSCHFTGKNSQVPKDEEWELTQDRLIKNLGSGTCLTSEDKKPAMAPCNPSDPHQHWLFN comes from the exons ATGCGGCTTTTCCGCAGACGCCACATGCCCCTGCGCCTGGCCATGGTGGGCAGTGCCTTCGTGCTCTTCCTCTTCATCCTGCACAGGGATGTGAGCAGCACGGAGCAGGCCACTGAGAAACCATGGCTGAAGTCCTTGGTGAGCCAGAAGGATCACGTGCTGGACCTCATGCTGGGGGCCGTGAACAACCTTCGAGATTCGATGCCCAAGCTCCAGATCAGGGCTCCCGAGCCCCAGGAGACGCCCGTCTCCACAAACCAGTCCTGCTTGCCTGGGTTCTACACTCCAGCTGAGCTGAAGCCCTTCTGGGAACGGCCACCCCAGGATCCCAATAGCCCCGGGGCAGATGGGAAGGCATTTCAGAAGGACAAGTGGACAcgcctggagacccaggaaaaggaagaaggctATAAGAAGCACTGTTTCAATGCCTTTGCCAGTGACCGGATTTCCCTGCAGAGGGCCCTGGGGCCAGACACCCGACCCCCTGA ATGTGTCGACCAGAAGTTCCGCCGCTGCCCTCCACTGCCCACCACCAGCGTCATCATCGTGTTTCACAACGAGGCCTGGTCCACCCTGCTGCGAACTGTGTACAGTGTGCTACACACTGCTCCTGCCATCCTGCTGAAGGAGATCATACTGGTGGATGATGCCAGCACTGATG ACTACTTAAAGGAGCAACTGGAGCAGTACGTGAAGAAGATGCAGGTCGTGAGGGTTGTGCGGCAGGAGGAACGGAAGGGCTTGATCACTGCGCGGCTGCTGGGGGCCAGCGTGGCCCAGGCGGAGGTGCTCACCTTCCTGGACGCCCACT GTGAGTGCTTCCATGGCTGGCTGGAGCCCCTCCTGGCTCGCATTGCTGAGGAGGAGACAGCGGTGGTGAGCCCAGACATCGTCACCATCGACCTGAACACTTTCGAGTTCTCCAAGCCCGTCCCGAGGGGCAGAGTCCACAGCCGTGGCAACTTTGACTGGAGTCTGACCTTTGGCTGGGAGGCTCTCCCCGCCCATGAGAAGCAGAGGCGCAAAGATGAGACCTACCCCATCAA ATCCCCGACGTTTGCCGGCGGCCTCTTCTCCATCTCCAAGTCCTACTTTGAGCACATCGGTACCTATGATAATCAGATGGAGATCTGGGGAGGGGAGAACGTGGAAATGTCCTTCCGG GTGTGGCAGTGCGGGGGCCAGCTGGAGATCATCCCTTGCTCTGTGGTAGGCCACGTGTTCCGTACCAAGAGCCCTCACACCTTCCCCAAGGGCGTCAGCGTCATTGCTCGCAACCAGGTGCGCCTGGCTGAGGTCTGGATGGATAGCTACAAGGAGATTTTCTATCGGAGAAATATGCAGGCAGCGAAGATGGCCCAAGAG AAATCCTTTGGGGACATTTCGGAACGACTGAAGCTGAGGGAACAACTACATTGTCACAACTTTTCCTGGTTCCTGAACAACATCTACCCAGAGATGTTTGTTCCCGACCTGAAGCCCACCTTCTACGGAGCT ATCCGGAACCTCGGCACCAATCAGTGTCTGGATGTGGGTGAGAACAACCACGGGGGGAAGCCCCTCATCATGTACACCTGCCACGGCCTGGGTGGCAACCAG TACTTTGAGTACACAACCCAGAGGGACCTTCGCCACAACATTGCAAAGCAGCTGTGTCTACACGCCGGTGCCGGCACCCTGGGCCTGAGGAGCTGTCACTTCACTGGCAAAAACAGTCAAGTCCCCAAGGATGAGGAATGGGAACTGACCCAG GACCGGCTAATCAAGAACTTGGGATCTGGTACCTGCCTGACATCTGAGGACAAAAAGCCAGCCATGGCCCCTTGCAACCCCAGTGACCCCCACCAGCACTGGCTCTTCAACTAA